The following proteins come from a genomic window of Crassostrea angulata isolate pt1a10 chromosome 1, ASM2561291v2, whole genome shotgun sequence:
- the LOC128191659 gene encoding uncharacterized protein LOC128191659, with protein sequence MKSLKAPVYALFIAAGLVTSQKCPNCPDALTVGGLAIAATCSSVLASSLHLRNDACAKQIRRLDSDCKGNNRDLFEAFATCTEQNVALNEELENLRRELEEQRQVVAYRSLICRTRFLTHNEGGFEECLDCITISDPDECDGQAACVILATNVCVNA encoded by the exons ATGAAATCTCTAAAAGCACCCGTGTACGCCTTATTTATCGCCGCTGGATTGGTGACGTCACAGAAATGTCCAAATTGTCCCGATGCTCTCACTGTGGGAGGCCTGGCTATAGCTG CGACATGTTCCTCCGTCCTTGCATCTTCCCTACATCTTCGCAATGATGCCTGTGCAAAGCAGATTCGGCGATTGGATTCGGATTGTAAGGGAAATAATCGAGACCTTTTTGAAGCTTTCGCCACCTGCACTGAGCAGAATGTGGCTTTAAATGAGGAGCTGGAAAACTTACGGAGGGAGTTAGAAGAACAGCGTCAAGTCGTTGCCTATAG GAGTCTGATTTGTAGAACCCGTTTCTTGACACATAACGAAGGTGGATTTGAGGAATGTTTAGACTGCATTACGATTAGTGATCCGGACGAATGCGATGGTCAAGCCGCCTGTGTTATTTTGGCTACTAATGTCTGTGTCAATGCATGA